The genomic DNA CCTGTATCGTTTAGTGGGCACGTAATGATTGCTAGTGAAATTTTAGAGCTAGGTGAACAAGGATTTACTTTTGCTATCTTAACAAATATAGCGTCATTATTTGCGATACTTTATGTTTATAGAAAAGATATCGCAAGACTTGCAGGAAACTCCATTCTGTATTTGAAGACGCGAAACTCTCGCTATAAGAGTGATTTTCGTTTTGTATCCTTCATCGTCATTGGGACAATTCCAGCAGGTGTGCTTGGCTTCTTATTAAGTGATTATCTAGCAGAAAGAGTTAGCATGACAACGATGGCGATGATGCTCTTTATAACGGGGATTGCCTTATGGTTAATTCGCAATCTGAAAGGGCATAAAGGCGAGGGGGATACTACAACTAAGGATGCTTACCTTGTTGGATTAGGGCAGGCTGTTGCATTATTACCAGGAATTAGTCGTTCGGGTGCAACGATTATTTCAGCAGTTGCTGTAGGCATGAAACAGGAGACGGCACTTCGATTTTCATTTATGTTGTATATTCCTGTGATCCTCGGAGGCGTTATACACGGTTTTTCTGATTTTTTAAATGAGCCGAATAAAGTGGATTTAGCAATTCCATATGCTGCTGCATTTATTGCAACACTGTTAATGACTTATTTTGCGATGAAGTGGTTTATGGGAAATATGAAAAACGGTAAGCTGGTTTATTTCACATATTATTGTTTTATCGTAGGAGCATTACTGCTGAATTTTTTCTAAGAGAGGTTGAATTTTGAACAATCTGGGTGCGTCAGTTAGATCGGATAAGATCGGATACTGACGGTCTTTACTCTGCAATATGTACATGTCAAAGGCGGCTGCTCGTTTCATTTGAGTAAGTCGCTTTTTTATTTGTTATCTCTGAAATAAATCAGAAAGCTGCAAGGACTTCAATCGCATGGGAAAAAGCTTTGAAATAGAATCAATTTCATAAATCATCTTTTACAAGAGCTTAGACTTCCCCTGTACGGTGATGGACGTTGTTTAATTGAAAGTATTGTTTTAAATAGGCGTTGACGCGTTCTACTGAGGTGCGTTATTTGTAAAGTTTCATCCATAATTTTGAGCCGCGTGTTGGATATATATATTTTCGGATATCCGTATCATATTTGATTTTGAACACCTTTTGACACAGTGAATCCCCCGCAATGAACACATTTCTCACGCTTTCGGGTGTGGAAATTTTAATGTACGGTATTTTTATCGAAGCTGTCGTAACAGTAGCTATGTTCAGGTACACAAGTTGGGCGAAAATAGTCATCGAATCCTATTCATTTGTCTTCATTTTGAACATTATATGGAATTAAGACACACATCGTTTGCACCAGCGCTTGTTTATAGATCGGTTCATAATCATAACCTGCGTCGAATAACGCTGTCGTAAAGTGTTTGGGCAAAATAGTAGCTACCTTTTTCAACAGTGGAATGGCCGCTTTACTGTCAGATAAATTGCCTTACGACATGAGGTGACCTATAATATACTGGCTTTTCGTTGAAACAGCCAGATGTTCATTAAAGACGTATAAAAACGTATTTTACCGTCACTATTTTTCTTGATGTCTACTTCTGCTCAATCGGTATATCTTGCCAAAGCGTATCAGCTAAAATCGACAACTATGCTTCCAATTTCTTTTCGTAGGTTGTTAAATTCGCTTCGATTCTGCTTGTTTAGCGAGCCAAGCTACCTGTTCTTCTTTAGTTTTATGTCCATGTTTCGTAGGTGGTTTAGTTCCTTTTTTCTCAGAAGAGATTAATGCATCACGCGCTTTTAAATGTGTGACATCGAAGGCAAGGTGTTCGTCACAAAGGAAACCTTCTAAAAATGCAGCTTGAATCAGCTCATCCTGCATGTTATCAAACACATCAGACTGACTAGTTACACGATCATACGTGAATAAGAAGCCTTCGAAGGGACGGAGTCTGGGGCAAGAAACCCACAATCCAGACGGAATAAAGGGTTGTCGATTAACGTTTTATTAAATTTTTTACGGTTGGTATACGCTCTACAATACGAATCATCAATGATTGAATCTTTGCACCTTAATTGCATTCACGCGGAGCCCCACGCAGCGTCTTTTTAGAAAAAAGATGAAAAATGAGTTGTACATCGAAAGTGGCTAAAATCGTATCAAAGCGATGCGAACTTTCCATTTCGAATAATTGTAGGATGTCAAAAGGCTATTTTGTTTTATAATAGTCATGGGGTATTCACTCCATTCGGGTTAGGTTGTTTAGTCGCTACCACTATACAGAATTTTGGGAGGTGCCTCATTTTTATTTAGTTGAAACCCTTGATACTGAGGAGATAGGAATTATGAAATTAACTTATGTATGTACCCTACAAATGAAATGATAATATTTGTTTGTTTTTGACGTAGAAGAGTCATTTCTTCCTCTGTAGAATTCGTTTATAGATAAGAATATTTTGAAGATTTTAAAAGGGGGGTGAATTTGGACTTTGGTGTAAATAGCGAAGTGAAAGAAGTAATTTCGGCGCTGAACAAATTTATTGAAACGTAAGTTGTCCCACTTCAAGAAAATATAAACGTGGGTTGGAAAACGAATGCTATTTTTACAATGAAAATGGGACATCTTCTCCAAACATTCGGGAAGCATTCAGAAAGATGTGGATGAAGTCGGTTGAAGCCGGATTTTATAATTGCCCATT from Sporosarcina sp. FSL K6-1522 includes the following:
- a CDS encoding undecaprenyl-diphosphate phosphatase; the encoded protein is MGEFDIILIVKMILIVQGFTESIPVSFSGHVMIASEILELGEQGFTFAILTNIASLFAILYVYRKDIARLAGNSILYLKTRNSRYKSDFRFVSFIVIGTIPAGVLGFLLSDYLAERVSMTTMAMMLFITGIALWLIRNLKGHKGEGDTTTKDAYLVGLGQAVALLPGISRSGATIISAVAVGMKQETALRFSFMLYIPVILGGVIHGFSDFLNEPNKVDLAIPYAAAFIATLLMTYFAMKWFMGNMKNGKLVYFTYYCFIVGALLLNFF